The following are encoded together in the Humulus lupulus chromosome 5, drHumLupu1.1, whole genome shotgun sequence genome:
- the LOC133779284 gene encoding uncharacterized protein LOC133779284 yields the protein MDLVSRTTEKSPFSEWIQNEPKPWDFVIPPLPAFNGKGDPLNHLFQFQQKMALEANNEAIQCKVFSTTFSGPALLWFRQLKPGSVNCFGDLRRAFLQQYSANREAPRTMADLYRIEQGENEHPKSYLQRFIDLVHQIHDVDPVTAANLFVKSLQVGSLLHENLTMTPPYDMAEIQIRAEGVFRVLEFRERAQKKSALISTLPANNPPPPPARDDKRKRQQTDHTKEGKRPRQNRESPRYPSFEYTIPQEVIYEENKDRPIWREPYKITIPPARRDKNRYCLFHKDHGHTVAECHNLHNQIQALMRSGRLTQYIKETGRPDTSQPNPASAPTPQAADPMRTTSTSSQESLKQVPMIHGIVELTEEQEHATKIHKRMEERVKRYRSLCHTVNLVTSEDRCYPASAITFTKDNLQGVHLPHEDPLVISL from the coding sequence ATGGATCTGGTATCAAGAACCACTGAGAAGTCTCCCTTCTCAGAATGGATTCAGAACGAGCCCAAACCGTGGGACTTCGTAATCCCTCCTCTACCTGCGTTTAATGGAAAGGGAGACCCGTTAAACCACTTGTTTCAATTCCAGCAGAAGATGGCCCTAGAAGCCAACAACGAAGCCATACAATGCAAGGTCTTTTCCACGACTTTCTCTGGACCGGCTCTGCTGTGGTTCAGGCAATTGAAGCCTGGTTCCGTCAACTGTTTTGGTGACCTCCGACGAGCCTTTCTCCAACAGTACAGTGCAAACCGTGAAGCACCAAGAACAATGGCAGACCTTTATCGGATCGAGCAAGGGGAAAATGAACATCCAAAGTCGTACCTACAGCGTTTCATTGACCTCGTGCATCAGATCCACGACGTCGACCCAGTCACCGCGGCcaatctcttcgtcaaaagcTTGCAGGTGGGATCTCTCTTGCATGAAAATCTCACCATGACACCGCCTTATGACATGGCTGAGATCCAGATCCGTGCCGAGGGCGTCTTCAGAGTCCTAGAATTTCGAGAGCGTGCGCAGAAGAAATCCGCACTTATCTCCACTCTGCCAGCGAATAACCCTCCTCCCCCGCCTGCGAGGGATGACAAGCGGAAGAGGCAACAAACAGACCACACAAAGGAAGGAAAGAGGCCTAGACAGAATCGAGAGTCACCACGATACCCCTCCTTCGAATACACCATCCCACAAGAAGTCATTTATGAAGAGAATAAAGACAGACCCATCTGGCGTGAGCCGTACAAGATTACCATTCCTCCTGCCAGAAGAGATAAGAACAGATACTGCCTCTTCCACAAAGATCATGGCCATACAGTCGCTGAATGCCACAACCTCCACAATCAGATCCAGGCCCTCATGAGAAGTGGACGGCTAACCCAGTACATTAAAGAGACAGGCAGACCCGACACCTCACAGCCTAACCCTGCTTCTGCCCCAACACCACAAGCAGCCGACCCCATGCGTACGACCTCTACAAGCTCACAAGAATCTCTCAAGCAAGTCCCCATGATACATGGGATCGTGGAGCTCACTGAGGAACAAGAGCATGCAACCAAAATTCACAAGAGGATGGAGGAACGGGTGAAGCGATATAGATCATTATGCCACACAGTCAATCTTGTCACTTCAGAGGACAGATGTTATCCAGCCTCTGCTATCACCTTCACCAAAGACAACTTACAGGGAGTGCACCTACCCCATGAAGATCCTCTCGTCATCTCGCTATAG
- the LOC133777506 gene encoding vacuolar-sorting receptor 1-like isoform X1 → MDFLYILRMKEKIGILVCIWFLVCGSCLGRFVVEKNSLKVTSPNPLKGVYECAIGNFGVPQYGGTLVGTVVYPQANQKACKSFDDFSISFKSKPGGLPTFILADRGDCFFTLKAWNAQNGGAAAILVADDRTEPLITMDTPEEENAGADYLQKITIPSALISKSLGDSIKKAISSKEMVNINLDWTEALPHPDERVEYEFWTNSNDECGPKCDSQIEFVKNFKGAAQILERKGFTQFTPHYITWYCPEAFVLSKQCKSQCINHGRYCAPDPEQDFSKGYDGKDVVVQNLRQACFFKVANESGKPWLWWDYVTDFAIRCPMKAKKYTEECANEVIQSLGVDFKKIQSCVGDPESDTENPVLKTEQDTQIGKGSRGDVTILPTLMINNRQYRGKLDKGAVLKAICSGFQETTEPAICLSEDIETNECLESNGGCWQDRVANITACRDTFRGRVCECPVVQGVKFVGDGYTHCQASGPLRCEINNGGCWKKTQGSRTYSACIDDHTKGCSCPPGFKGDGDNNCEDVDECKEKLACQCPDCKCKNTWGSYECSCNGGSIYMQEHDTCIENVAVGTATTRYSWGGIFFIILCLAVVGAGAYAVYKYRIRRYMDSEIRAIMAQYMPLDNQGDIPTHASHGNI, encoded by the exons ATGGATTTCCTCTACATATTGAGAATGAAAGAaaaaattgggattttggtgtGCATTTGGTTCCTTGTATGTGGATCATGTTTAGGTAGGTTCGTGGTGGAGAAGAACAGCTTGAAAGTGACTTCGCCGAACCCATTGAAAGGTGTTTATGAATGTGCAATCGGTAACTTCGGAGTTCCTCAATATGGAGGAACCTTGGTTGGGACTGTCGTTTATCCCCAAGCTAATCAAAAAGCATGCAAGAGCTTCGATGATTTCAGTATCTCCTTCAAATCAAAGCCCGGAGGATTACCCACCTTTATCCTTGCCGATCGTGGAG ATTGTTTCTTCACATTGAAGGCGTGGAATGCACAAAATGGCGGAGCAGCAGCTATTCTTGTTGCCGATGACAGGACAGAACCATTGATTACAATGGACACTCCTGAAGAAGAAAATGCTGGTGCTGATTATCTGCAAAAGATCACTATTCCTTCAGCCCTTATTAGCAAATCTTTGGGAGATAGCATCAAGAAAGCTATATCTAGTAAGGAAATGGTCAACATCAATCTTGATTGGACGGAGGCTCTTCCACATCCTGACGAGAGGGTTGAGTATGAATTCTGGACTAATAGCAATGATGAGTGTGGTCCTAAATGTGACAGCCAGATTGAGTTTGTCAAGAACTTTAAAGGAGCAGCACAGATACTTGAGAGGAAAGGATTCACTCAGTTCACTCCACACTACATTACTTGGTACTGTCCAGAGGCATTTGTTTTGAGCAAACAGTGCAAATCTCAATGCATTAATCATGGGAGATACTGTGCTCCCGACCCAGAACAGGATTTCAGTAAAGGTTATGATGGAAAGGATGTTGTGGTTCAAAATCTTCGTCAGGCATGCTTCTTTAAGGTGGCCAATGAAAGTGGAAAGCCATGGCTTTGGTGGGACTATGTGACTGACTTTGCTATCCGTTGCCCTATGAAGGCGAAGAAGTACACAGAAGAATGTGCAAATGAAGTCATTCAATCCCTTG GTGTTGATTTTAAGAAGATACAAAGTTGTGTTGGAGATCCCGAGTCAGACACTGAGAATCCAGTTCTTAAAACTGAGCAAGATACACAG ATTGGCAAGGGATCTCGTGGAGATGTCACCATCTTACCAACTCTTATGATAAACAACAGACAGTATAGAG GTAAGTTGGATAAAGGAGCAGTTCTCAAGGCCATCTGTTCAGGTTTCCAGGAGACCACAGAACCTGCCATTTGCTTAAGTGAAG acatagaaacaaatgagtgtctAGAAAGCAACGGTGGCTGCTGGCAGGACAGGGTTGCAAACATCACAGCGTGCAGG GATACATTTAGGGGAAGAGTGTGCGAGTGTCCTGTTGTGCAAGGAGTAAAGTTTGTGGGTGACGGTTACACTCACTGTCAAG CTTCAGGGCCTTTACGTTGTGAGATTAACAATGGAGGTTGTTGGAAGAAGACCCAAGGAAGCAGGACCTACTCCGCTTGTATT GATGATCATACAAAAGGTTGCAGCTGTCCACCAGGATTCAAGGGTGACGGAGACAATAATTGTGAAG ATGTGGATGAGTGTAAGGAGAAGCTAGCCTGCCAATGTCctgactgcaaatgcaagaataCATGGGGCAGTTATGAGTGCAGCTGCAATGGTGGCTCAATTTATATGCAGGAACATGATACGTGCATAG AAAATGTTGCAGTTGGAACTGCCACTACTCGGTACAGCTGGGGAGGCATTTTCTTTATCATCCTATGCTTGGCTGTTGTTGGGGCTGGTGCTTATGCAGTGTACAAGTACAGAATCCGG AGATACATGGATTCGGAGATTCGAGCAATTATGGCACAGTACATGCCATTGGATAATCAAGGTGACATCCCAACTCATGCCTCCCACGGGAATATCTAA
- the LOC133777506 gene encoding vacuolar-sorting receptor 1-like isoform X2 translates to MDFLYILRMKEKIGILVCIWFLVCGSCLGRFVVEKNSLKVTSPNPLKGVYECAIGNFGVPQYGGTLVGTVVYPQANQKACKSFDDFSISFKSKPGGLPTFILADRGDCFFTLKAWNAQNGGAAAILVADDRTEPLITMDTPEEENAGADYLQKITIPSALISKSLGDSIKKAISSKEMVNINLDWTEALPHPDERVEYEFWTNSNDECGPKCDSQIEFVKNFKGAAQILERKGFTQFTPHYITWYCPEAFVLSKQCKSQCINHGRYCAPDPEQDFSKGYDGKDVVVQNLRQACFFKVANESGKPWLWWDYVTDFAIRCPMKAKKYTEECANEVIQSLGVDFKKIQSCVGDPESDTENPVLKTEQDTQIGKGSRGDVTILPTLMINNRQYRGKLDKGAVLKAICSGFQETTEPAICLSEDIETNECLESNGGCWQDRVANITACRDTFRGRVCECPVVQGVKFVGDGYTHCQASGPLRCEINNGGCWKKTQGSRTYSACIDDHTKGCSCPPGFKGDGDNNCEDVDECKEKLACQCPDCKCKNTWGSYECSCNGGSIYMQEHDTCIVGTATTRYSWGGIFFIILCLAVVGAGAYAVYKYRIRRYMDSEIRAIMAQYMPLDNQGDIPTHASHGNI, encoded by the exons ATGGATTTCCTCTACATATTGAGAATGAAAGAaaaaattgggattttggtgtGCATTTGGTTCCTTGTATGTGGATCATGTTTAGGTAGGTTCGTGGTGGAGAAGAACAGCTTGAAAGTGACTTCGCCGAACCCATTGAAAGGTGTTTATGAATGTGCAATCGGTAACTTCGGAGTTCCTCAATATGGAGGAACCTTGGTTGGGACTGTCGTTTATCCCCAAGCTAATCAAAAAGCATGCAAGAGCTTCGATGATTTCAGTATCTCCTTCAAATCAAAGCCCGGAGGATTACCCACCTTTATCCTTGCCGATCGTGGAG ATTGTTTCTTCACATTGAAGGCGTGGAATGCACAAAATGGCGGAGCAGCAGCTATTCTTGTTGCCGATGACAGGACAGAACCATTGATTACAATGGACACTCCTGAAGAAGAAAATGCTGGTGCTGATTATCTGCAAAAGATCACTATTCCTTCAGCCCTTATTAGCAAATCTTTGGGAGATAGCATCAAGAAAGCTATATCTAGTAAGGAAATGGTCAACATCAATCTTGATTGGACGGAGGCTCTTCCACATCCTGACGAGAGGGTTGAGTATGAATTCTGGACTAATAGCAATGATGAGTGTGGTCCTAAATGTGACAGCCAGATTGAGTTTGTCAAGAACTTTAAAGGAGCAGCACAGATACTTGAGAGGAAAGGATTCACTCAGTTCACTCCACACTACATTACTTGGTACTGTCCAGAGGCATTTGTTTTGAGCAAACAGTGCAAATCTCAATGCATTAATCATGGGAGATACTGTGCTCCCGACCCAGAACAGGATTTCAGTAAAGGTTATGATGGAAAGGATGTTGTGGTTCAAAATCTTCGTCAGGCATGCTTCTTTAAGGTGGCCAATGAAAGTGGAAAGCCATGGCTTTGGTGGGACTATGTGACTGACTTTGCTATCCGTTGCCCTATGAAGGCGAAGAAGTACACAGAAGAATGTGCAAATGAAGTCATTCAATCCCTTG GTGTTGATTTTAAGAAGATACAAAGTTGTGTTGGAGATCCCGAGTCAGACACTGAGAATCCAGTTCTTAAAACTGAGCAAGATACACAG ATTGGCAAGGGATCTCGTGGAGATGTCACCATCTTACCAACTCTTATGATAAACAACAGACAGTATAGAG GTAAGTTGGATAAAGGAGCAGTTCTCAAGGCCATCTGTTCAGGTTTCCAGGAGACCACAGAACCTGCCATTTGCTTAAGTGAAG acatagaaacaaatgagtgtctAGAAAGCAACGGTGGCTGCTGGCAGGACAGGGTTGCAAACATCACAGCGTGCAGG GATACATTTAGGGGAAGAGTGTGCGAGTGTCCTGTTGTGCAAGGAGTAAAGTTTGTGGGTGACGGTTACACTCACTGTCAAG CTTCAGGGCCTTTACGTTGTGAGATTAACAATGGAGGTTGTTGGAAGAAGACCCAAGGAAGCAGGACCTACTCCGCTTGTATT GATGATCATACAAAAGGTTGCAGCTGTCCACCAGGATTCAAGGGTGACGGAGACAATAATTGTGAAG ATGTGGATGAGTGTAAGGAGAAGCTAGCCTGCCAATGTCctgactgcaaatgcaagaataCATGGGGCAGTTATGAGTGCAGCTGCAATGGTGGCTCAATTTATATGCAGGAACATGATACGTGCATAG TTGGAACTGCCACTACTCGGTACAGCTGGGGAGGCATTTTCTTTATCATCCTATGCTTGGCTGTTGTTGGGGCTGGTGCTTATGCAGTGTACAAGTACAGAATCCGG AGATACATGGATTCGGAGATTCGAGCAATTATGGCACAGTACATGCCATTGGATAATCAAGGTGACATCCCAACTCATGCCTCCCACGGGAATATCTAA